Below is a window of Malania oleifera isolate guangnan ecotype guangnan chromosome 1, ASM2987363v1, whole genome shotgun sequence DNA.
catATAACATAAAATAATAAAGGATCAATCATGTATACTTTGGCCTTCTGACAAtttaaatcaataaaatattCTTTCGCCCAACACCTTGTGCCTCTTGCCTGATCAGTCCTCTGCATTTGGTTATTTCTCCAAGTGAAATTATCAATTTTTGAACTTTGTCTGGGACAGACATATAAGGATAGATTTCACATTCATGCGGGTCTCAAAATTGAGCAATCAGTACTCACATTTGTTCATCCATTTTCCTTCATTCAACgaatctttttttttcttatgcaaaattgaaaaatatctaTAATAGGAATGGAATTGAATTAAATTTAACATTCAATTTACTATATTTCTGCATTCAGATTTCCCTTTTCAGCCCATGATGCCACGCCATTCCACAGACTAAACATAAGTTAATTACCTGAAAGAGGTCACCAATGTTGATGGTTAAAGCTTCTGGATTGGGCTTAAGGTTGAACCATTTCTCATCTTTGAGCAGCTGCAATCCTCCTATCTGATCCTGGTGCAATACTGTAAGGAAGTCGCTGTCAGTGTGCGGCACTATGCCAAACACCTCAGAAGGGAATGGACAAGGTGGGTATCTGTTCAACCGAAGATAACACGAACTCGGCAAGCAATGCTCAGCAAAGAAATTGGATTCACACCCCAAATTCTCTGCTAATATTTTAGCTATTCTAAGCGCCAGCCGGTAGACCGCCGACGAGAACTCTTCCACCGTTGATCTGAAACCAAAATCAATAATGATACTTCAACAGAAAGACATATTAAGCGTGAGGAAGATGGACTAAtccacgtatatatatatatatgtgtattggTAGAAAATATGCAAGGATAGAACTGGACAACTAGTGATCTCATAGTTAAAGGGGGCGAGCTGAAGCAGCTGTAGTTACTTCAGCTGTACATGTATATGTTGGAGTCCTGTGTTGGGAGTTTGATTGAACAGTATCCAtaacatatacataaacataatgcATACAAATTCACCTTTATATAATACCACTTATTTTATACCCAATTCAAGATTGAATTGATGTAGAGAAAGACAATAAAAAATAAGTCACACAAATACAACATTGTGAATTTTACCTGAAAAACTCTCCAATTTGGAGAAAAAAAAACCGAGTAGTTATAAGCAATTCACTAATCCAAATGAGGAGAATacaataatacaaaataaaaaattctcaaattctctctccacACTCAAATACAAAATTGACTAACAAGCTTTCAAAATACAAGAAATTCTAAGTTTTTGGGTATGACTCAAATGAGATGGGATGAACctatttataatcaaaataagaTTACTGTAGAGATATTGTGCTGTACTGTAGTAGTACTGTGCGGTATTGTAGTAGTAGCAACTGTTTTTTACCAAATTTACACCACCTACCACCTTCTTCaatcttcttttctcttttccttaTTATTCTTTTGTTGCAGGACTCATAAATTGGTGGTAGACTCTACTTACCTCATACTCTGGTCTGCAATGTTCAGTTCCCTTTTGGTCATCACTTGGATCTTGAGTAGCTAGTGCCTTTCAACTAGTTTCTCTAACCTTAACTTCTTCAAAATATCTAACAAAGAGATAGTGCATATAATATATTAGGCTTTAAAAGTCAGCTACTTAAACTAGCTTGCTTCATCAACTCATCTTATGTAGGGATCGAAGGTTTCAATTTTGTTTTGGGGACATTCTAACTAGATGTTAAGTTTACTGCAGGAAATGTGTATTGTTAGCATTGGGAGAGTTCTTGTGATTGGGCTTTTAGTGGCACCAACTTGACCACTCATAAGATTTTGACGAAGCTAATGCTCACCTAACTTACAAGATTGACATATGTTTGAGATTCCTTGAAAATCAAAAAAtggaaatttatttatttattgttaatgTGGGTTTTTATGCAAATGACAATCTATTTCTAGgcatatgattttcaattgtgcATTGTAAGATTCTATATAAATTGCATTATTCTTCAAGGTGTAAGAATTTGTGAGACCATCAAAATTGATGAATTAATTGCTAAATATCTACATTAACAATTGGTTCCATTTGTGAGAATTTACAGAACAATAGTGTTAGTCACTCTATGTAGTAGTACACAATGACGTAGGGTACTCCTCCACTCAAAAGGGGCATCAAAGTGGTAACAAACGATGTCAGCCTTGCTTTAGAATCTTGTGTTGAAGACCCTGCAGCCTTTGTAAATTACAACGTTTGGTTGAAGGCTCAAGTGAATATTTTGTCTCAAGAAATTCAAGTTTTGTGAGGAGAGATCAACCAGCGAAACTTTGGGTAATAAATACATTGCTAAACCTTGCGTAATGATAGGACACATATGACCATTTAGGATTAGAGGGCCATCATTATATGTCTTTATATACTGGATTGTACTATAGTTCAAATACCAAGTAGGACAAATGTTGAAAATAATCTTTAAGATGAGATTCAATGTCAACGGGGTTGATTGGAGCAATGAATAGGACATAATGAAATATGACATCAAATAATCACACTCATTATGATTAGGTTGGGCAATTGTATACACATAAGCATGATCCAAATAAGGAAGCCATGAGTAGAGTAGGGCCTTCAGATTGCATATCAAAAAGACATGAGGAGGGTGAAATATGAGAAGAGGAACTAGGATGGGGACCATGGTTTGGCTAGTGAGATGAGACATAACCATCACTAACTTACTCTTTTTCACTTAAGATATTCTACATGAATCTTTGTCTAAAACCTTCAAGAATCCATAGAATGACAATTTCTTTACCACTACACAAGATCTAACTAGCTACACGGAGAACTTCTAGACTATAATGCATGCAATACTCCTTGAGGCCTCAAATGCTATCATATGCAATCTTTTGCTACAACAGCCAAAGGTGCAAACTTTAAATTGTGTATGAGGTTATGCCTAGACTTAGTTAACTATTTTGATGGATTATCCAATCTATTTGTGATACACTAGATGAGTAATTAAATAGGTAAGGAATTATTTAGTTGTGGACTTCATGGTAGTGAGATTTGGACACAAAGAGTCTTCGCAATTATGCCTAAAGGCTTAATATATAAGCCTTACAGTAGGAAGAGGAAGACATATATAGTGAATGATTGTGACATCACCCAAATAAATCTACAACAACTATATATAGTTCAATTTCCATTGAACAGAGATCTTGAAGCAAATTCAAAATGATGACTATGTTAGATGACTTAGGAAGATAAAGGCAGGTGTTGCCAAAAGAGATCCAAACCAAAAGCTCACAAGTGTGAGAAGTTTAAAAATAAGATTGAATACTTGATTAGGCAAGATTTTCTAAGATGTAAGTAATCTTTGGACACAAAAGGCTGAGAATTGTGTTAAAAATAGAGTAGAACCAATTAACATTTGATCAATAACAAAAGTGATTCATGTCATTGTTTGTAGCTTAAtaaatagaaaaacttaattaGTCTCTCAATTGAAAGAGGCTTAGGGAATCAAGACGACATTAATTATCTCCATCTTATTAGATGCGAACTAAAGTGCATATGAAAATCAATAAGAAAAGACTAACAACTCTTAAGACTTCAATTCACTCATGCATGGCAAGAGAAGTTATGCAATCATTGAATCATATGGATAATTTTACCATCAATCTTGATCTATAGGTATAGAGCTAGACAAATCGTATTCATAGCATTTTTTTTATCATGAAATTAAGATGACATAAAAGAGATATATAGTAATAAATGACTAAACGTGATCAAGTTTATATCATCAAAAACCAAAATTTCAATTATCTCATTTTTCAATCTTAACCTTACATTTGGTGCATGGAATTAGGACTTTGTATTTTGATCTatatggatttgaataaaatataataaaaaatcatattaaatttcttccaaatccacacaaatctaaatccaaatcttaaaatctatgctcccaaacacttGTTGAAAACAGTAACCTTGACTGAATCTAGAGATGGTCGGCAGCCTACCGCTGTTGACATTGGAGATTGACaagcaacctactccacctactagcccacctccattgaaatttaattcccaccattgttgattatttgttttctgTAATTGTtataaataggtgagtgtgtgtgcaatgtaaaaTGTGGTGTATTGAGAGCGTAAAGCCAATGAGCGTGAGAGAGAGTTCTGttttttgaattcctctgtattatttttcagattgaaaCATATTTTTGTGCAATTTATCCTCACtaagtttcagtcacaaccagtgactgagcgttcctctccacccatcaacaCTACCTAGAAGAATTTTGTCTATATTGCGAACTAGTTTCAAATGCCTAGCATGTATCTACCTAGAAAATTTTATGTAGTTTTGcacaaattataattttatatcacagtttatttaaatttatataaatctaaTTCAATgtcaaaaaatcctaaaccctttagtAGGAGATAAGAATGTTCAACTATGCAGACATTATTGCATAACTTAATTGATAATTTAAATATAACTTATTTTTTGATAATTTAAATATAGCTAATTAATTGTTATAAAATTAATCATGTTGGAATTTCCCCATACTATGGGGAAAAACTATTCTAGAGAACTTCTTTTGAAAAAAGGAACTTACTTATTCTCAAGGCTTGACTTTTTTTTAACGTAACACTAAGCTGTAATCATGATTCGAgttgacttaaaaaaaaaaaaaaaatgctagacCTATTGTAGCCATGGTTAGACCTTAGAAAGTGTGCTTGGCGTATATATGCATTAATGTatgataataagattttaagcttCTGCCATGCACAACAGGTCATGGAAATTTAATACAATTAACTTGAATATTAGATGTATTTTTGCATTAAATTATTAAGATAAAATATCTTAacatatgaaaataaaattcaatatttaCTAACATGTCTCATTTACCGACTCCAATTAATCAACTATTGATCAATTATGAACACCTGCGAGAGATATAGATTGTGCATAGTGTATTTGtctattacaaaaataaaaaataatatatatatatatatatagatatatatatatatatatatatatatatataatgcaacTATTATCTTAAAATACTACTTATTTCTTTAATTAGTGTTATAATTatttcaaagaaagttaagaacaaaatcaaatttaaataaactaatattttaaatgatccagtTTACTAGCATTTTTCACCAAAAAAAATGGACACTTTGGTGTACAAAGCTCATAGATATGTGAGGTCTAGGATAAGGACGGACCATAATAggtctatttttattattatagtaaaAGATAATATTATCATTTTAAGACAAAACAAATTCCTCCTAATTGCATGGTATTCCCAAATTCGGTGTGAGTTCCCAATCCAAAATTTTCAAGTTGATAAAAACTTATGCCCATATCAATGTGGAATCTAAAACTCAACAATCAAAAAAAGTCACATTAACAGTTGGAAATATAGAAGTAAGGTGTGCTTTGATATAGGTCACGATTATGAGGGTCTTGCACAATTTTATTGCATTGACattaatataaaattatcttATGGTTAGTGGATTGCAAATCTAATATGAAGGATTTGTTCCTCCTAGCTACATATttggtgcaaaaaaaaaaaaaaaggggaatcGAATTTATTGCTCGATCTCGTCTTGTTTCCATTCATATTTTCATTCGATTCAATTCACAACTCGatcatttcatttttcaaataaaatatgcaTGATGCAAAGTTGTGTCTTGGAGCGTGGATTCAAAGCCATTGATTTTGATTTGCGTATCTGGAcaattaaaacataatataattttgtattacatttcaTTCTGAATCACAAGTTTccaaatacaaaataaatatttCTATTTCAATCAGGTTAGAAGTAAGGCTCACTAAAATTAGCTTCGCATATCGTGAAGGTGCATTCATTCCGAttctatttatcattttttttttatatttaattagcTCTAGCACATtaaaaaattctaaataaaattaaaatatattttaatacatttttttttttttatgagtagAGTTTTTGCCATTGATATACTTTACAATTAGTTGTTTAATATTTGTTCCTAAGATTTTGCTGCCAGTTTGCTTAATCAAGGCTACACCCGACACGGACTCATTTTAAATTGaaacatataatatatagttTATGTATCTAAATGTCACTTTCTCTGTGTTAGAACAAATGTACTAAAGAGTACATGTAAATTAATTAATCAGAGTACATCATCAATCAATTTTTGAGGTCACTAAAATTAATTAGTTTCATGTCAAGCTATGCAACCATTTTAAAGATAGTCATCATTAACAATAAAAAGATTATcttatatatctgtgtgtgtgttttgAGGGCTACatatctaaaaaaatattaatttgaaatattttaaaaccatttaatttCTATGTCAAACTATGCGCACATTAAAAGATAGTTATCATCAGTGATATACATACTTATTTTTAATAAGCACCTATTAATTAAgttattctttcttcttcttcttcctattcttattattattaattggtGAGAAGGATGAGATTAATGCATGCttcaaaaccctcattttttatttataatttgaattttttaatttgaataatAGTAAGCTAGTGAATCATTACAGACAAAGAATCATACCACATACAAAAATTAATAATTAGTAACATTAATgtctttcaataaaaaatataattaagcTGCTTATATTTTAAGAAAAAGTTTCATGgcaaaaaaaaagaataaattattgGTAAAATTACATATTTGTTCCATACTAAAAGAAAAATAGTTTTAAATGGAATATgtatgtgtctatatatataaattcttTGGTTCgtgaaaatagaaaagaaaaatgaaattgaaattcaAACATGGATTCCTattatgttatttaatttttgtaagGATCTGTTTTGGATTTTGTTCAAAAAAAGtagaggaaagaaaaataaaaaggaaattcaTTTTCTACTTTATTTTCTCTCTATGTCAATATTAGAATAatgatttattttaatatgattgaaaataaaatgagaaatatTAGTGAtgcctaaaattaaaattttattaatttatttaatatattttatattctttctcacttttcttcATAATCTGATGTAAAGAAAcaatttctttcaaaattttattcGCTTTCCTAATATTTTTAAGATCTTATGGACTATAAATGAATATAAAATCACCTTGTAGTTAGGCATAAATAATATTGAACTTGGTTTGCATAATAGGATGTCTTGGAATTAAAGGAGCTAGAAGGAGAGAATTAATGTGCATGTAGAtgtataaattattatatatatatatatatatatatatatatagttacaaCATGCATGCGTGTTATATTAAAGATTCTGAACTAGCTAGACCGATAATGCACCCAAGTTTAAATCCAAAAATCTAATTAAGAAAAACAAGATAAGAATAATCCACAAGGCTATAGGTCGATGGAGTATGCGTGTGTATACCTGAAGCTGTCAGATTCAGCGGATCCCAATATATCATGAAGAGGGATGTGAAAGGACTCGGACCAAGAGAGGTTTGTAAGACAAGTAGCAGTAGGCGTTCCCCAGCTGTAAcgattaatattagtattattatgatgatGGTGATCTTGAGCAGAAGCAGCAGCGGCCGACGCCGAGTGCAAAAGCTTCCCGGCAGCCTTCTGGTGGAAAGGCTGGTGGAAAAGCTGAACTTGGTGGTGTCTCATCCTCTCCAAGACACGGGGAGGAACGCCGTGGTTCACCACCTGAAAGAATCCCCACCTGCTCGACGCCTCTGCTATCTGTCTCTTGCACCCTTCTCGTTCCTCcctgttcttcttcttcaaccGGCTTAGATCGATTGGAGGTTGCTTATCATCATCAAccaactcttcttcttcttcatcgtcGTCGTCATAGGCAGCAGAAGCTGCAGAACAAAAAAACCTCTTCTCATGATCATCATAAAACGCTCTTCTCGGTTTCTCCAGAAGGGACTTGTAGTTCTCATGAAATGGTGGGTATGATTCCATGCTAGCCCAaaaaaatcagagagagagagagagagagagagatgaaatgATGAAGTTCAAGGTTTCCAAGCCGGTGGAGAGGCAGACCTAAGGTCCATGGTTTGATTTAAGTTTaattggttatatatatatatatatatatatatatatatatatatatatgtatgtatatatatttagtgTGAGCCAAAGGTGACCAGTTGTGTTTTCCAGCTGGTTGGCCAGTCATTGGGGTTCAAATAATATTATAGGTTACTACTAACCTAACGCAATATTTGAGTGGAGAGTGATACAAGGCAGATTAATCGACCATCTAAAAGTTTTCAACACgaattcataataaatttaatAGTTAAAGTAAAAAATAAGATAATCTCGTTTCCAATTTGTGAAGGAATTAGAGTTGGGTGGTCCTCTTTTTTTTCCTTGGTCGACTCGTGTTGAGGTAATTTGGATGTACGAACCAAAAAATTTTGTTTCTAATATAATAGACCACAAACCAGATATAGTATATATGGGCGGGTTCGCATAATGATCAATAGTGTGGATTATAGCTTATACTcaaataattaatcaaaaattcACCGTGTGTATACCTATTTTCCAGCCGGACACTTAGTTTCCTTTCTAAGTTTTAAAAAAGATACACTATCTTCGCTATTAACTACAAGATGAAATGTAAATGTACGCAAATATTCCTatgtataataaaaattttacctAATAAGTAATTTTATAAGTATAAAATTTTAGGGCTAAAGACATTGACCTCCTTGAATTTTGGGAAAAAGATATGAAtctctcttgagatttcaaaagtTGCACGAACCTTTCTTGAAATCTCTCGTGAGATTTCAAAAAGTGCGCAGACCTCTCctaagattttgaaaattttagggacCTTTCCTGAAATTATAAAAAAGAcacaaattttcttttatattttgtgaaaaaaaaaaccaaaaaaaaaaaaaaagatttagagtagagatttgtatctttttaataaattttaggGGAGattatgacatttttgaaatcttaggagaAATTAATGGGATTTTTGAAACTTTTGGGAAGGTCCCTTTTTTTCACTAAAACTTAGAAAAAGTCGGTGTGTTTTGTCCTAAATTTTACTTATTGCCCATAGCTACCAATAATCCTCCCAAATTTTTGCACATTATTCATAGTAACTCTTCATGACTAGTCAAAGTAGTAGAACACAAGTTGTGCATGTGCCTATGCTAGAGTCCTACGCTTATGATAGCCTCCCTTACCAAATGTCTTGAATTGGATACAAACAATATGGAattattaattataataaaaaattcagTATGGTACAATATGTCCTGCAAAATAAAGACTTTAAGGATTTCCAATgattgtactttttctatcatttaattttttttaaaagaaaattcattaaaaaattattgaGTGTCAACTACATGATCAATAGCGAATAATAAACAATGAGAAATTATTAGATTATATTGACTAATCACGTCACGTTATAGacaactaaatatatttttaaattttaggcaatttgattaatttttgaatatcaaTTGAAATCAAGCTTTTTCAAAATTATCCAAAATCCAAAGAtgtaattatttttctaaaatatgaTACGAGTATCCCAACTTAATAATTTATGTtgaaagttaattttttaattaattaaattgacaAGTTTCTTCCTATTCCTTTTCAAAGTTGCGTGTAACTTTCAACATAAATTTCTCAATACAAAATTGTGAACaaataaaaaatgtttaatttgaTGACAATAGTAGCTAGGTTTAAGAAACTATGGTTATGACTTGTGATCTCATTATCAACTATCATTTTAGTTTAACTTGTGTTAAGAAGGTGTGGAATCCTCAtatgataaagaaataaaaattaattagaaATAATGTGGATCATTGTCGGGGAAAGTTATAGTTTATGGTAGAGAACCTAATTCTCCATGATTAATTCTATGACATTTTTGATATTGAAGTTGACACTTTCATAAACtactaaaaaaattaaacataagtTGCTATAAATTATTAAGAGAATCATGTAATTAACAATGATCAAAACTTCATGAGTTGACTTTTTTTTAACACTGGAAaaatatctaattaattaattatgatcTAGAACGATAAAATTGAAAGGTCATAtgctaaaaattgaaaaaaaaaaaaaggtaaaagacattgtgttgactttttggtcagatccctgttttgattatgataaatcaCAGTATCTCATCCGTATACTTTGAGTATTTGAGTAGGTTTATATTTCAGTTAGAACAgatgatgatgatgcaatttggaagtcgtaaagagcacCTAAACGAGCATACCCCGACGCATTCCATGGAACTGCAAAAGAACAGCTCATGAAGAATGATTtttgttttaagttgtatttttatatttatctttcgagtctgtaataataatacaaggtttgtaataattaacgcatttgcatgcatggtaggacatTAAGCTTAGCGCAATGCCGTAGACTGACCGTAGAGAagacttcggtcgatcgacgccaagttttttaggcttaattaaaaaacttagaccttagatagaccttaggtccttacacaaGCACTTAAGAAAGTCtccattatcatatatgctatcaaggaaaatcaatttaaaaaaaacaggacttaggtgttaaaatattaaggattcgggcgaccaaaccttgacGTTGAAAACGCCCGGTTGACCGAACGTAGGGAAAGTCAAAGTGTTGATCTGACTTCGAGCAACCGAACCAGAATGAACTAAgtgttctcggtcgaccgaacttataatcCTGACTTTTCCAGcaactcgggtgcccgaacttcaCGGTTATGTTGACCTCGGGCGATCGAAAGTTGAAGTTCGGCAGGCTGAACTTAGGCCCAAGCGACCAAACCTTAAACAGGTTGGAAAAATTGCCTAGTTTAGCCTACCGAACATGTTTTCAGGCACTCGAACATGAAATattcactttttctcatgtgtttgttcgggcgaccgaacttatggCTCGTTCGAcagaaactctcgggttggctaaATTTTATCGcaggtaattaagggtaaatcagggttatttttgttaaacatgttttaaacaattttaaatattatccCTGTgtcccaatggtcaaaattttatgAGTGACTAtgtgtaacaacccaaagaataatgttatttaaataataaagagggagagaagtggaaacagtaacagaagaatCGCACTTTGGGAAAATACCCAATAAATTTatcagtgcctcgtcgacgaatacaggggattcgtcgacgagggtacaacaggacctcgtcgacaagggcgagcttcgtcgacgagaaaataccgagagaggaatttgggctactctgaatttcgttgacgaagggtaaggttcattgacgaaattccttaaggactcattgacgagatgacgtggctcgtcgacgaatccagcagtataaatagtcctaaactgattttaatctcATAAATTCGCCGCagtctctctcactctctctacccctacggctcctccttcttctctctttgattttggccctgtcagttgccagatcgacgatctgaggccaccacgacgttcctggcgaagttttctgcaagtctgccagagcggatcattggtgaaatgAAATTgtaattcatcccaaatccagggtaaagtcttttattcagtttttggcttttcaacagttgtaagaaatgatgtaggccaataaatattgatgttttgttatgagatttatggtttttagggtgttgagtggaaaaccctgcggttgttggacccgttat
It encodes the following:
- the LOC131149535 gene encoding gibberellin 2-beta-dioxygenase 8-like — translated: MESYPPFHENYKSLLEKPRRAFYDDHEKRFFCSAASAAYDDDDEEEEELVDDDKQPPIDLSRLKKKNREEREGCKRQIAEASSRWGFFQVVNHGVPPRVLERMRHHQVQLFHQPFHQKAAGKLLHSASAAAASAQDHHHHNNTNINRYSWGTPTATCLTNLSWSESFHIPLHDILGSAESDSFRSTVEEFSSAVYRLALRIAKILAENLGCESNFFAEHCLPSSCYLRLNRYPPCPFPSEVFGIVPHTDSDFLTVLHQDQIGGLQLLKDEKWFNLKPNPEALTINIGDLFQAWSNDVYKSVEHRAKTNQEVERFSTAFFMCPAYDAIIESCSATTTTASTGPSLYKKFSFGQYRQQVQDDVKATGNKIGLSRFRL